In Streptomyces sp. NBC_01335, the genomic window GCACCGAGGACCTGACCGCCGCCCGGGAGGCCGCGAAGGTCGCCCACGACTCCTTCGTCGACGTCGCCGCCGGCTACCTCAGCCGGACCGCCTGAACCCCGCCCGCCGAGACAGGAATCCCGTCATGGAGCACACGGCCACGGAGATCGTGAAGGCCGCCGACATCACCGCCATCGAGACCAGCGCCGACCGGGGCGCCGTCGACAGCGAGCCCGCGCACCTGGCCCCGGCGGCCGCCGCCGCGCTCGGGCTGCTCGCCGACGCCATCAAGCGGGGCACCGCCGACCGCGACACCGTCGTCCAGGCCCTGAAGGAGGCGGCCGTCCACGAGCGCTTCGCCGACGTCCTGGCGGCCGCGTCCGAGAACGTCATGGACGAGACCGAGGACCCGTTCGACTTCGACGCCCGCCTGGATGCCGACAACCTCTCGGGCGCGGCCTCTCAGGTCCGCGACCTCTTCCGCTGGCTGTAGACCCGCCCGCCGGCCAACCACCCGACACCCGCGAGGGAGACACCGTGTTCACCGGAACCGCCGAAGAACTCCGCGCCCGCCAGGCGCAGGCCCGCGAGCTCGCGGAGCAGGCCGCCGCGCTGCTGGACCAGATCGACGCGCTGGGCCTGGGCGCGGGCGGCGGGCAGCTGCTCACCCCCGGGGGCATCATCCGTAACCGGCCCGGCCAGGGCTGGACCGTCGCCGACCGCTGACCGATCCACCCGAGGAAGGAGACCGCGGTGACCGACCCCGCGTCCGACAACCACCGCCAGGAGCAGCTCCTGGTCCCGCTCGCCGCCGAGGACGTCGCCGCGCTCGGCAGCGACGGCGAGCAGCTGGCCGCGCTGCTCGCCACGGCGCTGCACGGCCTGGCGCTGCTGCGCACGGGCCGCGCGAGCGCCGCCGAACTCGCGGCCGCCATCGAGGGCACCACCGGGCTGCTGGAGCGGCTGGAGGCCGTACGGGACGCCTCGCTGCGCCAGCCCGCCGCCAAGGACGTCTCGCACGCCGAACTGGCCGCGGCGATGCACCTGGAGAGCCGGGCGACCGCGCAGTCCCGCCGCCGCACCTTGCTGCGGAACCCGGTGAGCGACCTGGAGCGGTGGGCCACCGGCACCACCGGCTGACCCGATGCAGCGGCTCCGTGCAGCAGACGAACGTCCGTTTGCTGCACGGAGCCGCTACCCGTGCAGCACCCGTGTCCCGCCCGGGGCCGGCCTCGAAATGTCATCGCTCTCCGGCACCACCCGGCACCACAGAACACCACCACCCACTCACTGGGCCGCACCTCACGACCACCGTGCAGCACCACGTGCTACCCGGTGGCAGCACACACAGCAGCGCCCCGGACCTTCGCGGTCCGGGGCGCTGCTATCGGTGCTCGGGAGGCCCCTACGCCTCAACGTAGGCGACGATCGTGATCGTCCGCAGGGCCGTTACGAAGTAGATGACCCGGACACCGTCGATCTCGTCCGCGTAGTCGCGCAGCAGGGTGCCGGGCACCTCGGTGCCCAGCTCCGGGTTGACGCTGATCGCGACGATCGCGCGGTCCAGGCGGTGCGTCTCGGACGCGGTGAGCTTGGACAGCTGGGTGAGCGCGGGCTCCACCGTGATGACGCGCGAGCGGCGCGGCCCGTGCTCAGGCGACACGGGGCTGCTCGTCAGCAAGACGGGCGAGATGCGCGTCGCGGGCCGTCTCCCACGGCACCCCGGTCTCCGGCGAGGGGTAGCCATTCGCGGCGATGTCCTCCAGCACCGAGGCGAGGACGTCGACCTTCGCGCGCTGGTCGGCCGCGTACGCGCGGACCGATTCGGCGGCGTGCTCATCGAGGGGCTGGCGGGCGGGCGCGGGGGCCGGCTGCTGGCTCATCCGGGACTCCTGTCTGACGTGTGTCACCACGGTAGCGCCGGTCCGGGGCGCTCCGGGACGGTACGCACGAGACGGCGAGTAACGGAGGACATCGCCTACTCGGGCTGCTGAGGAAGCGCAGTTCCCTGAGCCCGCCAGTGGCCAAGCCACTCGTCAAGTTCCGCAGCGGTGTAGAGGTGTCCCAATCCATCTCTGCTGCGGGGGAGCGGGACGCCACGCCGCTGTGAGCGCAGTAGGTACTGCCGCATCGTGGCTGGCTTCCAGGGCACCAGCCCAGCGTCGTAGGCCTCCGCAAGCGAGTAGACGGATTCGCTCGAACCGGCAGGCGCTCCAGATTGAACATCGGAAAGGGCGGAAGGGGCAGTGCTGCCCTTGACTCCGAGCAACTCCCAGATGGGCCGGTCGCCCACGATCCAGTCCTCCAACAGGAGGCGGTCGACGATCTCGAGCTTCTGGGACTTGGCGAAGTCGCGGGCCCGCTTGCTGACTGCTCCGTTAGTCACCAACACGACGGCATTGCCTTTGTGTACCGGCCGGCCGGTTCCGTTGAGGACCTGGAACTCTTGAACCCCGACCACCTTTCCGCCCAGCCCTTGCTTGCGATGCTTGCACTGAATGATCCAGAGCTGCCCGGCAGGATCCGTTGCCACGACATCTGCCCCGTTGTCTCCTGCTCCACCGACTCTCCGCACGTTGGTCGCGCCATCGCGGATCATCAGGTCGCGAACGAGGTACTCGAACTCTCGGTGGTCCAGCCCATCAACGCGTGCGGGGGAGCAGCACGAACGCTGGCATCGGAAAGCTGCGGCCTGCTGGCGTTTCTGATGTTGCGTTGCTAGCAGCCAACCAGCGGTTGCCGACGCTAAAAGCATGAGCGGCAAGAACCACAGAAAGGCTGGTGGGGCAGCGAGGGCGGCATACATGCCGACACGATCTCAGGTACGACTGACACTGCCCGGAACTTCCGGAGGGTCTGCGCTTCAGAGCCCTTGAGCTGACCGAGCCGTTGGCGAGCAGGTTCTCGTAGTGGTGGCCGATGTCGCTGTGCTCGCTCCAGGTGGCCACCACCACCTCGTCCGCCGCGCTCACGACGTGCCACCCTTCACCGCGGACGCGTTGTCGAGCCACGCGGCGAGCGCGTTCGTGGCGGCCGGGTCGGCCTGGGCGAGGCGCCCGACGAACTCGAGGTCGCCGTCGACCGGGGCGCCGGTGCGGGCGAGGGCGGCGAGCAGCGCGGCGCGGGCACGCACCGGTGCGGGCAGCAGGCCGACGGCGGCGTCGCGGGCGGCCGGGTCGGCGTAGTGGCCCGTTTCGTCGGCGAGGGCGTGGGCGAGCCAGGTGTCGACCGCCACGGCGCGGTAGTCGCGGTTCTCGTCCAGGAGTTCGCGGGCGGCTTCGTCTCCGGCCTGGCTCGGCACGCTCCGGTCGAGTCGGCCGGCTCCACCGAGTCGGGCGAGTTCTTCGGCGCGGTCGGCCACCCGCTGCTGCTCCTGGCGGAGCTGCTGCTCGGCTTCTTCGTGGCGGCGGTCTTCGGCGAGCTCCTCCTGGACAACGACGTCGGCGTCCGGGTCGTACGGGCCGCCGGTCGCGGCGAGCAGCTGCACGACGCGCTGCCACTCCGCGAGCTCCGCAGTACGGCGGCCGCCGTCGTTGAAGGCGGCTTCGTCGCGGCGGGCCAGGTGCGCGTCGAGTTCGGCTCCTTTGAGGGCCATCACCGCGTCGCTGTGGGTCATGCCCCGCGCGCGGCGCCGTACCGAGGACCGGCCGACCTTCGCGTAGTCGATCGGCGTGCGCCGGGCGCCGGCGCCACCGCGGGCCTCGCGGACACGGCGCGGCCCCCATCCGTCGGACGTGTTCATCAGGACTCGCTTTCAGCTCGGATACGGAAATTAAGGCTCGCCCGGGAATGGGCTTTGGTGAGCCAGCACACAGGTCTACCGCACACCTGAATTACGCGCTGCTAAAACTCGATGTTCAACCACTCCACGTCCGCGAATTTCACCTCCAGGCCCGCGCGACCGCCGCCGGCTTGACGGAAATAGGTGTCCGCGATGGCCTCCGCGACCGCGTCGTGCAGATCGCTCTGCGTCGCACCATCCTCCTGTGCGGCCAGGATGGCGGCAGCGTGGGCGGCGCTGACGGCCACGCTGACGTCCCGGACCCGGCCCTCGCCCGAGGTGCCCTGCGGGCCGAATCCGAAGTACGCCCGGCAGGAGATGACCATCCCGCCCGAGGACGCCGCGTGCTGCCTGGCCTGTGCTCTGACCTGCGGTTGCCACTCTGCCTCGGTCTCTGCCACCAGAGCGGCCTGGAGACGTTTGTTCGGCTTGGTGGAGGCGCGCGAGAGGTAGCGCTGCACCGTCTTACGGGAGACGCCCAGACGCTCGGCCAGGGACTTGGTGGAGCCCTTCGCCCGCGTGCGAAGGAATTTCATCTGGGCTCGCGCGGATTTCGGTGCGGGCCGGGTGAACAGGGCGCGCTCCGCGCGGGCGAGGCCTTCCTTGAGCTTGGAGCGCGTCCGAGCCGCCTGCTCTGCCTTCTCTTCCTCAGTCATGGAGGCAGCCCATCGCGGCGGACCTGTGGACAGAGGCCCGGCGGCGTGAGCCGTACGGCCGGTCTGACCTGACCAAACTTCAGGACGGACGGACCGCCCCGGCCTTACGGTCACATCAAAACCAGTACCACCTTGCCCAGGAGACGTGATGATCCCAGCGCAACATCCCTACAAAGCGATCTACACGCAGGAAGTGGACGGCCGAGTGGCCTTCAGCAGCAAGCCCGTCATTGCCTGGGACGACGAGGGCCGAGCGCTCGTCGTTGATGAGCGCAGCGGTCGACTTGTCCCGGCGAACAACGGCCGCACCTTCACCGGGCTCTCGGAAGGCGAGCACCCTGTTGTCGCCGCCATCCGTGGAGGTGGGTGGGGGGCTCGGTACGAGAACGAGGACGGCACGTTCACCGTGGATCCGTTGGTGGCCTGGACCGTCCGAAGTGACGGCACTCTCACCCCCGTCGACACCGACGACACCGGCGTGTGCGATGACCCCAACGCCATGGGCAACTTCGATGGCCTCGTGGCCCCCGGAGCAGAGACGCGGACGGCACAGCAGAGCAGCTCGGCATGACCGGGCTGTTCTTCATTTCGGCGGCCGCCTCCCACTAGCTAGTACTGCCCCGCAGAAGTCCGGGGAGGGGCAGCCTGCGGTGCCACACCCACCGAGAGCCCTGCCGACAGCCCGCGCGGCGTCGGCCGTCGGCGGGGCTTTGCCGGTTCCGCTGCTCCCGTACGGCGCGACATACCTACATCCCAGGTCGGAGCGCACTCGCGACCTCTGCCCGATTGCTCCTCATCCCCCGAGCGCAGCATGATGGCCGACATGTGGGGCAAGTGGATCGACTGCCGGGTACGGCCCGGCGCACAGGATGCCTTCGCCGATGGCCAGCGCCGGTGGGCGGCGCTCGTGGACCAGCCGGGTCTGGTCGGGCAGGTGGGTGGCTGGTCCGGTACGGAGGGCCGGGCACTCGTGCTCAGCCTCTGGGCAGACGAGGAGGCGTACGGCCGTTTCATGCGCGAACGTCACGACGGGATCGCTACTGCGACTGGCCAGCAAGGCAGTTGGACGGCGGTCCAGGTCGCCGCGGGCCCGGTGGCACAGCCCGTTCCCGGCGCGGCCGGATCACTTCCGGACGCGCTGAAGGATGCCACGTTGCTGCGCGCCGCCGACTGTCGGCTGCGACCCGGCCGTACCGACCACTTCCTGGAAGTCCAGCGCCGCGTCTGGTCCCCCGGCATGGCAGCGGCCGGCGGCATGCTCGAGGGCGCCGTCACCCGCCTCGCCGTAGACCGCTACCTGGTCACCACGCTCTGGACTTCCCCTCAGGCCTACGCGGCCTACACCGCCGACGCGTTCCCCGCGCTGCGCGCCCGCGCAGACGTCCGAGCCGACGTCGAGTCGCTGACCGGGCATGTCCTGCCGCTGGAGCCTGCTTGGCAGGTCCTGCCCCAGCGAATCCATGCTGGTCCGCGGAAGGCCGTGGAGGGGTCGGCCCGCAGCGTCAAGAAGGTAGAGGCCGCAGGCGCAGTCCAGGCACTCCTCGGGAGCGCCGACGGGTAGGCCCCTGGGGAGCACGTTGTCCTCATAGCCGCCTTGGCTGGCGAGTGTAGAGCGCGAAGCCCCAGGTGTGCGGGACTCCGGCGAAGCGCAGGCGACACAGCGGCAGGCGTTGGCCGTCCCTCAACTCGCCTTCAATGCAGGAGAATCCGGCTCTGAAGCGGACGTGGACCCGGGCCAGCTGCGGCCAGCACTCGGCGACGCGGGCGTTCAGCCGATGGCGCAGCGCCGTGACGTACGAGGACTACCAGCAGGCCAAGAAAGCGCTCGCCGAGAAGAAGGCCGCCGGCTGACCGGCGACGGCATAGGGGAGGGGCCCCGAACCGGCGCGCGGTTCGGGGCTCCTGCCTCCAGCGGGATGAGCCAGGCCCAGAAGGAAGTGGTGGTGGACACCGCGTTCGCCGCACACTGAGGCCATGGTTGAGATGAGCCCGGGGCAAGCGCGCGAGTTCTGGAAGGCGCTGATGGACAACGCCTCTTCACTGATTGCCGATGCCCGCACTCTGCTGTCTGCGATGTCCTACGGGCGGGCACGCTCCCTCACCGTCCTGGCGCAGGAGGAGCTCGGAAAGGCGCTCTGGATCAATGACACCTTCCAAGATGACTGGAGCTGCGGAAGTGAGACCCCACGGGTCGTAGATGCCCTGGCCCAGCATGGGCGGAACCACACGAAGAAGTATCTCGAGGCCATGGTTTTCGGCGACGGGCTCGCTGAGTTCTGGGGTGACTACAGCAGGTGGGACACGGGGGCCGGCTTCGAGGACTGGCAACAGGCCCACAGGGCGCGAATGGCGGAAGCCGAGGCTGCGGCCAAGGAAGCCAACGCGGAGAAGCAGCGAGGGTTCTACGTTGACCGCGACGCAAGCGGTGCCGTCAGTTCTCCCACGGGCGTTCCGGCCGGAACAACGGCGGAGGATCTGCAGACCGCTGCACAGGTGATCGAGATGCTCCTGATCACCGACCACAGTCGAATGAAGATGTCCACCGCGCCGTACGACGGCACGCACGCTCAGCAGTTCCGGTTGTTGCCCATCTCCCATCCTGAGGACTGGGCAGCAGCTGCGGACGCGCTCAATCCGAGCGCCGAGGACGACAGCCAGGAGCCCCAGGAACGATGACGTAGCGGGCCTTTTCCGTTCCGTGCCCTGGGGCGGCTGCGTGCCGCGGGCTGCTGCCGCCAACTGCCAGGTGAAGATCCCGGTGCCGGACGCTTTGCGTCCGGCACCGGGATCTTCACCTTTATGGAGGTGCGGTTGTGCACCACCGGCACCCGCGTCCCGCCCTGACGGCCGAGAGGCGGAACCGTCCGACCTGATCGCAGGCCGCACACCGTGCGGTCCACGGTGCTGTGGCGGACCGGGGGAAGGGTTCGATCGGGTGGAGGCCGGCGTTGAGCATGATGGTGTCGGCCAGGGACTGCGCCCGGTAGCCGCGCCACCATCCGTGTTTTTCGGTGTCAGAGGTCTTCTTGGCCTCCTCTTTTTCCTTGGTCTTCAC contains:
- the tpg gene encoding telomere-protecting terminal protein Tpg — protein: MTEEEKAEQAARTRSKLKEGLARAERALFTRPAPKSARAQMKFLRTRAKGSTKSLAERLGVSRKTVQRYLSRASTKPNKRLQAALVAETEAEWQPQVRAQARQHAASSGGMVISCRAYFGFGPQGTSGEGRVRDVSVAVSAAHAAAILAAQEDGATQSDLHDAVAEAIADTYFRQAGGGRAGLEVKFADVEWLNIEF
- a CDS encoding AbiV family abortive infection protein, with translation MVEMSPGQAREFWKALMDNASSLIADARTLLSAMSYGRARSLTVLAQEELGKALWINDTFQDDWSCGSETPRVVDALAQHGRNHTKKYLEAMVFGDGLAEFWGDYSRWDTGAGFEDWQQAHRARMAEAEAAAKEANAEKQRGFYVDRDASGAVSSPTGVPAGTTAEDLQTAAQVIEMLLITDHSRMKMSTAPYDGTHAQQFRLLPISHPEDWAAAADALNPSAEDDSQEPQER
- a CDS encoding DUF4937 domain-containing protein — encoded protein: MWGKWIDCRVRPGAQDAFADGQRRWAALVDQPGLVGQVGGWSGTEGRALVLSLWADEEAYGRFMRERHDGIATATGQQGSWTAVQVAAGPVAQPVPGAAGSLPDALKDATLLRAADCRLRPGRTDHFLEVQRRVWSPGMAAAGGMLEGAVTRLAVDRYLVTTLWTSPQAYAAYTADAFPALRARADVRADVESLTGHVLPLEPAWQVLPQRIHAGPRKAVEGSARSVKKVEAAGAVQALLGSADG
- a CDS encoding restriction endonuclease, with amino-acid sequence MYAALAAPPAFLWFLPLMLLASATAGWLLATQHQKRQQAAAFRCQRSCCSPARVDGLDHREFEYLVRDLMIRDGATNVRRVGGAGDNGADVVATDPAGQLWIIQCKHRKQGLGGKVVGVQEFQVLNGTGRPVHKGNAVVLVTNGAVSKRARDFAKSQKLEIVDRLLLEDWIVGDRPIWELLGVKGSTAPSALSDVQSGAPAGSSESVYSLAEAYDAGLVPWKPATMRQYLLRSQRRGVPLPRSRDGLGHLYTAAELDEWLGHWRAQGTALPQQPE